TAATTAGTAACAGATTAGTATAGCACCGCACAGGTTGCACCCTGGAAATAATGAGAAAGAAGATCGAGTTAAAATTGTAGTTATGGCTTTTGGGAAGAGAGAGGAGATCAAAACAATCATTGGCTTTATGTCGACGTCTTTCGATCGATCATATGTGTTTTTCTGATGTAGAGTGAGGACCTAACTTTCTAACTTATATAATGGTTCGCTTTCTTTTCTTTACTTCCAATGTTAAGCAAGGTACAATGTGATGAGGTGCAAATAACACTTGGAACATTTCTATCAAAGTTTAAGCTACTCTAATTAATTTCACCTTTAAAATGATAAACTCATCATTTCAAAGGGAATGAAAGTCTCAGTATTTGGGGAGAAAGCATAACATTATAAATTCTCATTTTTTTAGCTAAACATTCATTATAATATGTAGTATTTGCAAGCAAAGCCAAATGTTCAAAATATGGAGATATCTCGAGAACATATATAGTCATAGTTATGTTCTCGCAATATTATTCAAAGAGAAACTCAGTTTCTACTATACATCTATACTGTTGTCCACGTGTTAGACTTAAAAATTCGGCACACGTACGGGGGCGTGTTGAGATATCAATCCCACACTAAGAATATGAGACATTGCCTGTGGGTTTATAAGTGGAGTGGGGGTTTATAAGGGTTTGACCCATTCCACCCATTGCCAATTGGTATTGGATGTGAACCCCAGACTACTTTTTATCATGGTATCAGAGCGGGTTACCCAAGTCCACGTGTGAAGCCCAATGGCCACACGAACCCCACGTTAACCCCAAATGTTGTCCACGTGTTAGGCTTGAAAATTCGTCACACGTACGGAGGCGTGTTGAGATATCAATCCCACACCGGGAATATGAGACATTGTCTGTGGGTTTATAAGGGTCTAGGCCACTCCATCCATTGCCAATTGGTTTTGGATATGAACCACATACTACTTTATCGATCATATATTATGTGAAGTTATCAATATGTAACGATTACTAAAGTACAAAGTGAAAAACTGAAAAAGTGAGAAAGACGCAAATAGTTGGGAAGGGGATCAGCAATATCTTCTCAACTTACTCCCCTCTTTCAAAGTCACATCTGTATCTCTAGGGTGAGGTTTCTATTTTTAACCCTCCAACTTGTGCATTGTGGCCGCTTCGATCAAATTCAATTAATTCATATGGAGCTGGCAATTATTCCTGACAATGACCCAGCTGAAGCTCAAACTGATGCAAAAGCGACCCAACTATACCCAGGTTAAGCTGGTTGCTCTAGTTGCTGGAAAATTTACCATATTCATAAAAGTTTCACCTCAATTATTGTTGTTGGAGGCTAAAGTCGAGTGAGTGTTTACTAAACAAAGTGGTCGTGATGTACACTCATGGTGATTCTGAAATGACGAAGTGGTCCCTTTAAGCTAAGCCAGAAGATCGAATAGATGGCGACGGTGAGAAAAGCCCACCGTTAAAATTCTGGTAAAAGACTAAAGCTGGAACAGGAGCCACAAGGAAGTGTTCATTTACATTTATAGAGAAGAGAATAGCTAGCTAGGGCAAATAGTGTAGACTGTAGAGTGTACCTAGATCCATTTGAGGAGACACAAGTTGTATCCCCACCCACTTCAATCCATTAATCAGTGCACGTTTGCTAGCATGTCGACGAGAAGGTCTTCGATCAGTAGGGCATGTCGTGATCGATGGTGCCGTTTATACACGATAATAACATCGGGAAAATTCTTGTATGAGTTAATGCATGCTATGTATCAATAACACCGTGTGGATACATTTATTTCTTTTCGTTACCGTTTTGCATAAGAATATATATAAAGAATGATCGAACTGTTCAAATTATTAAATTAGAAATGTAGAACGTGTCAATATAAAACATAGTAAAAACTGTTTTGTTGGAACTAACTAAAAATTGTTCCTCAACCTTTTTTTCCTTGTGCAAATTGGGATAATGAAAGAGCTCTACATAGTGCATGTTTGTTTGCTGGAACTAACTAAGACTGTCTTAAATAAGAAGTCCAGTTTGGTTAATTAGTACCATGTTTGGTGTTACTGGGTACTAAAATAAATGAGCTTACATAGTACCTTGTTTTCATTTTGGCCTCCTTAGATGGTGTTATTGTGGGTGCTTAAATTTGTCATCATTTGTCATCCTTAGATAACACTATTATTCTAAACCTCAAACCAAACAAACTACTCTAATTAATATCATCCAACACCAAACATAAATTAATATTAGTACAACCTAAGGTAACCCGGCCATATGAGTTCATGACAGTCTTAACAAATAAGAATGTGTAATGTAGTACTGGATACCAAACGTGTGCATATTACGTATAAAAGGTTGAGAAATTAAGAATCAATATACTGTATATGAATCGTATAGCGCCACGTACCCCTCAAGTGAAAGAGATCTTAATCAAGTGAAAGCAATATATGCAATTGATTTAAGATTATTTGATCCCAACATCGATTGTGGATCGTCCAATTTCCTTTTTTCTTACAGCTAAATTTGCCTCATGATTCTCATCTTTTTCGTTTGTCATCGACTGTTTAAATATAGGGTTTCCTTCACAGAACCCGATGATAATCAGCATTAAACTAAACAATGATAATTATACGATACTGTCGTTTACCCTAAAACGAGAGAATATATGATGGAGCATAGTAAGATAAAGTTTTTGGATTAGTGCAATACAAATTAAAATGCTCAAACCCAGGCATCATCTGAGCCTTGATTCTCCAAGATTTCAAATCATTAACAACAACAACACCATTTGCCAGAAAGAGAATTAGTTTTTTCTTTTTCTTTTCTCATTTTGAATAATTATATCAAACCAGAAGGTAGGAGAACCAGTCGGCCATGGGTCTTTAATGTTGATTGATCAAGCAAGATTGAGATTTGAGAGGAAGAAAAAAAGTCATGCATGGTCGGTTTGTAGGGACAAACATATGAAATCTGCTTCAGCTTTTTGCAAAATTTGGGGTCCCAAACAAATAGTTTTGGTCATTTTTCTCATTTTTCTGCAGAAGTAGTGATGAGTTCCACATTCTTGCTTTCCTCAATTTTGTTTCCTTCCTTCTTTTCAGTTTTCACTAAAAAGTAAATGTTTCCAAACTTATTGGTTTGTTCATCGATCCCTTTGTGTATCTGTGGGGTTGTGTTCGGACGTCTTCTTGGTCTTTGGAGCAGTTACTTTGGTTCGATCTCCTCGATCTCTCTAGAAAAGTTCGAGTTGGGTTTGTTACATCAATCAGTTTCTCTGTTCTTCCCCCTTTTCTTCCTTTGCACGCTTTCTAATTCTACCTCGATATTCTTCTCCAGGCTTACGACGTTTATGGCTTTTTTCGTGCTAATTAACCAGATTTCACAGTCACTAGCTATATGACTCTCTGATAGATATACACTCATACGAATACATATGCTTGTGCAAGAACTGCATGTCTGCAACTGATAGTTTTCAATCGGCAGAATGTTAACTACAGCAATGTTAACCGGTACGTATATGCATGTGTTTCATATTTGGTAGGAAAAGTGTTAGTCAAGTCACAGTCAACTTTGTTTCTTTACGGATCATCTTCACACTCCAGAAAGCAAGTGAGCAACTGGGTTCCCGACATGTGAGACTGGACCAAGATATCACAGTGTACTTAAAGTTAAAAACTTCGAGAGGACGTAAAAAGTAAAGTTTTCATTTACGTACATACACTACCGCTTGTCGACGTTTCATCTTTCTCAATCTGCTCACCTACCTCTTACTTGTCCTTTACTTCTTGCATTCCTCTACCTTCCCTGTGCTGTAGAATTCAGAAACTAAACCTGGCTAGCTATAAAGGATCAAGGTTTTCATTTCTAGCTAGCTTTTCATCGATCAATTGGTACGTCGCGATTATAATAAGAATCCTATTCGATATGGAAGATCAGGATGCATGGATCTGGAAAATTAAGTTCAGACAAAATCCAGAGAGATGAGAATAATATTATCGTTAATCAGTCAATCAAAAGTTCAAAACGGTGGGCGAGATGAGCCTCATATAAAATAGGGCCATAAAATATTACATGTTAAAGCTCCACAACCAAAACAAGACAAGAGAATCAAATATATATATGCAGGCACTTTCAATCTCTACTTTAGGAATTTTTTTCCACACACACACACACATATATATATATAATCTTATATTGTTAATGCATGGAACTATATATATTCATGCATGTGACAATATATACTGTATTCCATCACGCGCAACATGAACTTTACCTGTGTTTTATACTTTTGTTAGGACATGATCTAATCTCAAGGATTCTGAAGTTCTGCAATACATCACATTAGACAGATTACTAACTGTATTTGAGATCTTTTATCTATGATTTGTGTGATATTGTTCTTGGAAATCCAAACACATTTGGCGAAATAGATAGAAGCTAGAGTATTCCAAGGACTTCCGATCCGAATTGTTTAGCTGCTTCTATAAGAAGGTCGGCATAGCTTCCAAACTGTTTTTATGAAAAGCACTATGGAACAGATCGAGGTGGTAAAGGCATATATATGAATACACAAAGCATCCATATGCTCGATCGTTCGGTGCTCTTATCTTATCATATCCTCATGATAATGAAACGAAAGAGGTGAAGCTAGCTAGCTAGGGCATGCAACTTGATTTTGGTACCACCAAATTGCAGAGTTTGGTTGCGTTACTTGGACATGGACCCGAAGGTGCAGCAGAAAAGCGTACGTTGCTCATCTTAGTGTTTTCGGTGCTGCTCCACTTTAAACCTAATTGCCACTTCCTCCTCTGCTAGCTATTTGCTTGAGAAATTGGTCTGATCCCCATCACATTTAGACACCAAATTAAACAAAAAAAACGTATGCCTAATACAGTAACGGTTTGGCCTCGAATCATTCACTCGTTTCTTTTAAAAAAAATTGTACACTAAGATGAGGTAGAGTGATCAGTCGGACAAACTTGTTAGTTGCAAATTTGTGTACTGAAATGCAACATATATACCATGCATCTAGAATACCGAAAATTATTTTATACACCAAGATGCAAGTGAACCGAGCAACTAATATGTAGTATTTTGATATGGTCATCTACGTCGCACTACATGCATATATACTAATACCGTTAACAAAATTGAAACCCAAAAAAATAGTCTTAAATGTTTCCAACTAAGGAGGTAGAACACTAGGTCGAAGAAGATATACTCTTATAATTGACGTTTTATTTGATCGGATAAAAAATGAAAATAAAATGAAAGAATGTAGGGTCTTTAGTCTTCATTCGATCTTCCCATACGGCGATCTAAGCACTTACACATTAATTGTACAAGTACACCTTAATGCGTAGAATCCTCTCCCCTATAATACATCTTTTGTTTTTTCCATTTGGTCTGAGATCTACAATGCACCTTTAGAAAAAGAAGAAAGAGTTCCAACAAAAACTGAAAAAGAAATGTCATGAACTAATTATTGCTTTCCCTTTTTCTCGATCTGTTTCTGTTTCACCTTTTTTTTTCTTTTTTTTTGGGTCTTCTGGTTCTTCCGGGGGAACACCACCACGTGCAAAGTCTCCGACTTATCCCAGTCTTGGTCAGATGAGTTAGGACCTTCCTTCTTCTTCTTTCGTCGAAAAGGACCATCCATCTTAAGTCTTAACACCCACGTTAGTGCCTACCCTTCAGTTTGGGGTTTTCGGCCACACTGTGTTGGACCACAGACGGCCCAGTTGTAGGTATTTGGCCCACCCATATGAGAACAGATAAAATTGGATACTGTAACTTAATTTTACAGAGATGAATATCGTAAATGTGCAGTACATAAATCAAACAGTATCAACGTGGTTCGGGGGTCTCTAATTACAAACGGAAATAACTCCCAGATACATAAGAGTACATACAATTACAACAACAGACCTATATACAAAACTTGAACAACCACCACCTACATGCAGAGGGCTGAGGCTCACCGTAGCTCATAACATATAAGCAAGCTGTCCGAGGAGAGGAAACCCACTGCTGCTGCATGCTGCTGCAAGATTATTAGGAGGGAAGCGATAAATATGAAGCTAGCTGGAACAGTAACAAAAATATTCACCATTCCTATTCACACCAAAAACAGCTTCAAGGCCTCTTTTGCCGAAGCTAAAGCAAGATGTTTAGGAATACACTTGACCGTTGCTTGCAACAGCTTCAGGATGGTATAGAAGCATTTCACTCCACATCATCTCCCTTATCATCTCTTCTCCCAAGTCCTCGTCTATGTCAAGATCAATTGGTACCTCAGCGGGAGGGTTACCATTCGGATCATACAATTGGGACATGTAAGGGTGTTGGAGTGCTTCAGTGACACCGATCCTCTTTGATGGGTCAAAAACAAGCATCTTCTGTAGTAGATCGATGGCCAAAGGATGGGCATCGGGGTAAAGACAGGAGAAGGGCGTCCCAGGAGAATATGGCAGTGACTTGATGTACTTCTTCGCCTTTGGATTGTCTATAAATTCAATATCCTCCTCCCTCTGGCTGCCAAGGATGTTAATTATAAGTTTAAGTTGGTTGAGACATTCTGTGCCAGGGAAGATAGGCTTCCGGCCAAGAAGCTCAGCAAAGATGCACCCAACAGACCATACATCAATGGAAGTTCCATAGTTATCGCAGCACAGGAGTAGCTCTGGAGCCCTATACCAACGAGTGACAACATACTCAGTCATGAACTGGTCTTTCCCTTTTCTTGTACGTGCTAGCCCAAAATCACATATTTTAAGGTCACAGTTTGCGTTGATAAGAAGATTGCCAGGCTTCAAATCACGATGGAGAATGTTTGCAGAATGGAGATACTTTAGGCCTCGAAGCAGCTGAAAAATAGCATCTCATTTAGTACAGGAGAAAAAATGTGAATGCAAAAACAGAAGTCAATCTATCTAGTGGAGCTTTAGAAACTACTAAACTGGATACCATTTTCCAAAGTTACAAATCAAGAACATGGAGGTCACCTCTAATTCCGTACAAGGAAATAAATAAATCACAATAACGGTGAAATATATTCTTTTTTCTGAAAACGGTACCGAAAGCATAACGATACAACCACCACAGATACAAAGGCTAAAGTTTATCCACTCCCACTTCTCTCTTAAAACAAACTTTGGTGTAGACCAATCAAACACCAAAAATCAAGTATACGAAAGAAACCTCTCACTAGTATGTATCACTAGTAAGTCTATAATACAGTATCATTCTACAATGGAATGACTGTTTCTGAAACTTGCAACCAACCTAGATTATGGTTTATAGAATCACTGTCACTGTATAATAGTAAACCCCCATACAGAATCATGAATTTAATAGCCTTACTCTCCCAAGTTCTACCAGAATAGAAAAAAAGCGTTCCATAATAACTTCTATGAAAATGCCATATGCCTTCTCAAAAGGTAGTTTCTTTATAACTGATTCTGAGATGCATTGATGATTCATTTCCTATCTAACTACCCAACTATGGTTTTGAGTAGCAATCAACAACATACATCAGAGCTGACAATATCTAAACTTACCAAAAATAGTAACTTACCTGAAACAGGAAATACTGGCAATGATCATTCGAAAGAGGCTGCGAAGATTTAATAATCTGATGAAGATCCGTATCCATGAGCTCATACACCAAATACACATCCTTGAAACTATTCCTCTGAATCGGCATCATCACATCTTTCAGAGAAATCACATTCTCGTGCCGAAGATGCTGCAGCAGCTTCAATTCTCTCAAAGTCCGTAACGCATCGATACGATTCTCGAACGCATTGTTGATCTTCTTGATCGCCACTTTCTCGTTGGTCTCTCTGTTCACAGAAGAGCACACGATGCCGTAGGCTCCTCTCCCAATCGGCTTAATCGGCACGTATTTCGTGTCAATCTCAAACAACGTCTGCCACATTGAAAAGTAATGCTTCCCTTCTGATCTCACACCATTCGGAGGCGCCACCGGAGTCGCCATTGCCTCAACTCCACACACCAAAACTAACTTTTAACTTCGATCCATTATTAATAAATCTTGTTTTACCTGCTCGTAATCATAAAAAAAGTAAATAAAAATTCAAAATTATCAAAACTCATAATCAAACGTGTTCAAATTCACATGATCAAACAACTATTTACCTGTCTTGTGGTGAAATCAATCCAATCGAATCAAACACCTCGCCGGAACCGTTGACCCAGCCCCGATTTCAAACCAATTTCGCGCCAGAATTGTCGCCGGAGAGGCTGCACGTATTGTGATTGGAATTCGAAGCTTGGGATCGGATTGTGAAATATAGAGGGGCGCTTGAGATTCGTTATCTCGTCGCGATCAGAAACCAGAGAGAGCGAAGAAGCTGCTACTGTGTGAGACAATTATGCGGATTTTTGTTTTCATTATTATTTTTATTTTTAATTATTTTTTTATTTAAAATGTTTTTCTTGTTTTCTCCAATGGATGATGGGATCTCACCGGATTTCGCTCTCGCATAAACGAATATTTTTAATCACCGGCGGGGCCCTATTCCCAGCAATAAACGACGCTACCTTCATTGTCGTTTTTCGTCAGTGTCACTTCACGTGCCTCACCCGTGACGTTTAAAACGTGGCGCAAAACTCGTTAGCTACCGCATGCGTTTGGCTTCTGTTTCCACTTGTCACTCTTTTAGAAAAAGCTCGAAATTCTCAGAAGCTCTTCTCAGAATCGGAGTGCGTAATCTGCAAAAGTCGAAATATTGGATTGTGCTTTGATCGCCATTAGAGCAATAGTTATGATTTCCCAGTTCTTTGTTCTATCTCAGAGAGGCGACAATATCGTCTTCCGTGACTGTAAGTCCTTTCC
The window above is part of the Fragaria vesca subsp. vesca linkage group LG2, FraVesHawaii_1.0, whole genome shotgun sequence genome. Proteins encoded here:
- the LOC101314433 gene encoding mitogen-activated protein kinase homolog NTF3-like — translated: MATPVAPPNGVRSEGKHYFSMWQTLFEIDTKYVPIKPIGRGAYGIVCSSVNRETNEKVAIKKINNAFENRIDALRTLRELKLLQHLRHENVISLKDVMMPIQRNSFKDVYLVYELMDTDLHQIIKSSQPLSNDHCQYFLFQLLRGLKYLHSANILHRDLKPGNLLINANCDLKICDFGLARTRKGKDQFMTEYVVTRWYRAPELLLCCDNYGTSIDVWSVGCIFAELLGRKPIFPGTECLNQLKLIINILGSQREEDIEFIDNPKAKKYIKSLPYSPGTPFSCLYPDAHPLAIDLLQKMLVFDPSKRIGVTEALQHPYMSQLYDPNGNPPAEVPIDLDIDEDLGEEMIREMMWSEMLLYHPEAVASNGQVYS